Genomic DNA from uncultured Erythrobacter sp.:
AATTGGACTATGCCGAGCAGACAAGCTGGCTGCTATTCCTGAAATACCTTGCCGATCTGGAGCAGGAGCGGGAGGACGAGGCCGCGCTTGAGGGTAAGGATTACCAGCCGATCCTCGATCCCCAACATCGTTGGGCAAGCTGGGCCGCGCCTAAGGATGAGCAAGGCGAGCCAGATCACAACGCTGCGCAGACCGGGCAAGACCTGATCGATTTCGTCAACGGCAAGCTGTTTCCGTATCTGAAGACCTTTCAGGCTGAGGGCACCGATGCCGATACGCTCGAATACAAGATCGGGCAGATATTCGCGGAGATCACCAACCGCTTCCGATCAGGCTATTCGCTCAGGGAAGTGATCGACATCGTCGATACGCTCGATTTCGGCAGCACACAGGCCAAGCACGAGCTTTCCGATCTCTATGAAGTCCGCATCAAGCGCATGGGCAATGCGGGGCGCAATGGCGGGGAGTATTACACGCCGCGCGCGCTGATCCGGGCGATGATCAAGGTGGTCGATCCCAAGATTGGCGAGAGCATCTATGATGGCGCTTGCGGGTCGGCTGGCTTCCTGTGCGAAGCGTGGGACATGATGCGGCGCGATGATCTGTCGTCTGCCGAATGGGACACGCTCCAGCGCAAGACGTTTTACGGGCAGGAGAAGAAGTCGCTCGCCTATGTGCTGGGCGTGATGAATATGATCCTGCACGGGATCGAAACGCCAGCCGTGCGGCACACCAATACGCTCGCGGAAAACGTGTTGGATATTCAGGAGGCTGACCGGCACGATATTGTTCTGGCCAATCCCCCCTTTGGCGGGGGCGAGCGCAAGGAAGTGCAGCAAAACTTCCCGATCAAATCGGGCGAGACCGCCTATCTGTTCCTGCAGCATTTCATCCGCAAGCTTAAAGCAGGCGGACGCGGGGCGGTGGTTATCAAGAACACCTTCCTGAGCAACACCGACAACGCCAGCGTCGAACTGCGCAAGGAATTGCTGGCGAGCTGTAATCTGCACACCGTGCTCGATTGTCCCGGCGGCACGTTTCAGGGTGCTGGGGTGAAGACGGTGGTGCTGTTTTTCGAGAAAGGCGCGCCCACGCGAAAGGTCTGGTATTACCAGCTCGATCCGGGGCGCTCGCTGGGCAAGACCAATCCGCTGAATGATGACGATCTGGCCGAGTTTGTCGCGCTCCAGCCGAACAAGGCGGATAGCGAGAAAAGCTGGAGCGTTGCAGTCGAGGCGCTGGATCAAGACACCTTCGACCTGTCGGTTCGCAATCCGAATGCGCCGGAGGAAGCGCCCTTGCGTGAACCGGCGGAGATTATCGAGGCGATGCTGGCGCGCGATGCCGAGACCGCGCAGATACTCGAAGATATTCGGGGGATGCTGTGAGGGGCGGCATTTTTGGCAACGTCAAGTTGGGACAGGTTGCTTCAGTCAATTATGGCTATACGGAAAGCGCATCCTCCGAAGCTATTGGTCCGAAGTTTCTACGCATCACCGACATTCAGGACGGCAATGTTGACTGGACAGCGGTGCCCTACTGCGAAATCGACCAACGAGATTTTGACAAGCACAAGCTTGAAGCTGGCGATATTGTTTTTGCTCGGACGGGAGCAACAACCGGCAAGAGCTTTTTGATTCAAGAACCCCCCGCGAGCGTTCCAGCGTCTTACCTTATAAGGCTTCGGATTACCGACAATGAGTTGTCGCCTGACTATTTGGCTCTGTTTTTTCAAACCTCTGCATACTGGGAAGCAATAAAGCAGGGTTCATCGGGAAGCGCGCAAGGCGGCTTCAATGCTTCAAAGCTGAAGGAACTCGAAGTTCCACTCCCGCCGCTGGAGGAGCAGAAGCGGATTGTTGCGGTGCTGGATCAGGCTTTCGCCGCCCTCGACCGCGCCCGCGCCAACGCCGAGGCCAATCTGGCAGATGCGGAGGAGTTGTTCGAGCGGGAGTTGTCTGCATCATTTGCCAAGGCGTCGAGTTCATCGAAGTTTCTGCCCTTTTCGAAGCTTTGTAAGCCATTGACACCAAAAACTAAGATCAAACGGAAAGACTATCTGGCAGAAGGCAATCATCCGATAGTCTCTCAAGAAGCAGACCTGATTTCCGGTTATTGGAATGATGGCAAAGCCCTTATGAGATTGAATGAACCGGTCGTCGTGTTTGGCGACCACACCCGGTGTTTGAAATATGTCGATT
This window encodes:
- a CDS encoding N-6 DNA methylase, with amino-acid sequence MFENAFNNIDRALRNDEGLASELDYAEQTSWLLFLKYLADLEQEREDEAALEGKDYQPILDPQHRWASWAAPKDEQGEPDHNAAQTGQDLIDFVNGKLFPYLKTFQAEGTDADTLEYKIGQIFAEITNRFRSGYSLREVIDIVDTLDFGSTQAKHELSDLYEVRIKRMGNAGRNGGEYYTPRALIRAMIKVVDPKIGESIYDGACGSAGFLCEAWDMMRRDDLSSAEWDTLQRKTFYGQEKKSLAYVLGVMNMILHGIETPAVRHTNTLAENVLDIQEADRHDIVLANPPFGGGERKEVQQNFPIKSGETAYLFLQHFIRKLKAGGRGAVVIKNTFLSNTDNASVELRKELLASCNLHTVLDCPGGTFQGAGVKTVVLFFEKGAPTRKVWYYQLDPGRSLGKTNPLNDDDLAEFVALQPNKADSEKSWSVAVEALDQDTFDLSVRNPNAPEEAPLREPAEIIEAMLARDAETAQILEDIRGML
- a CDS encoding restriction endonuclease subunit S, which codes for MRGGIFGNVKLGQVASVNYGYTESASSEAIGPKFLRITDIQDGNVDWTAVPYCEIDQRDFDKHKLEAGDIVFARTGATTGKSFLIQEPPASVPASYLIRLRITDNELSPDYLALFFQTSAYWEAIKQGSSGSAQGGFNASKLKELEVPLPPLEEQKRIVAVLDQAFAALDRARANAEANLADAEELFERELSASFAKASSSSKFLPFSKLCKPLTPKTKIKRKDYLAEGNHPIVSQEADLISGYWNDGKALMRLNEPVVVFGDHTRCLKYVDFDFVVGADGTKVLKPGEGVDASYLYYGLRSIPIAEKGYARHFRFLKEGTLPDLEEDQQRELANHLRDIESQALQLADHYEAKVQDLDDLRQSILQKAFAGELT